The following are encoded together in the Rhodospirillaceae bacterium genome:
- a CDS encoding cyclic nucleotide-binding domain-containing protein: MASRPKKSSSYEIMVQNNGSWTIDNVQYDEMEALKLAEELLGSKKFDAVKINRVTTATGYEQVIYEENSAKDKSGPKITPIDDAPVCKEFKDYYGFSSRKIIGRLLRQYLDEHFITPLELLFNTGYLNMLERNDTLYSQGMQQVAGAQARATGEKPLDRVGELYKAFAQVKDRAREVNDARENVTTLKEKGLPVLITEISSTISPENRETFIYGALAGYLSEAGDWDTKLGLLLDLAEQDLGPNVIRYVDEAIADILTGPAAVNDLIGRQDHAAGAYTTLARLSAGRYQVPKHFRNCLGRLNDLFKAKDMPCAKSVLLDRVSSGLSGITPLTKQSGSDENSVFIKLIRDIMGMAGLEGGPRMCEAACLRAKMVLGKDEGDLTAGQSIEQLMFLMPNKAIQLGFLLDLSQTKFCDNNRPEVMGSLMRLVQSLTSVASLAPQGSTQDVLVRTVEALMEKLGMGDLPEEMRNALNASLEGLLKQGQTAGIDEPSRAVFTDINEEQTRKILSPKSNKRSAKTGDVIFNEGEEGTEAYIVSSGEVEIYRQSGNKEAILAVLGQGSIIGEMSLIDNQPRMASARALENTELLIISQENLSVRLNRLGQNDKVLRQVMDVLVERARGHARSAE, from the coding sequence TAAGCTTGCAGAGGAATTGCTAGGCTCTAAAAAATTTGATGCTGTTAAGATCAATCGGGTTACCACGGCGACCGGCTATGAACAGGTTATATACGAAGAAAATTCGGCAAAAGATAAATCAGGCCCCAAGATCACGCCCATTGACGACGCCCCAGTTTGCAAAGAATTTAAGGACTACTACGGATTCTCATCTCGCAAAATCATTGGTCGCTTGCTGCGCCAATATTTGGACGAGCATTTCATTACACCGTTAGAACTCCTGTTCAATACCGGCTACCTGAACATGCTGGAACGCAATGATACCCTCTATAGCCAAGGAATGCAGCAAGTCGCAGGAGCACAGGCACGAGCGACCGGGGAAAAGCCACTAGATCGGGTTGGCGAACTTTATAAAGCATTCGCCCAAGTCAAAGATCGGGCGCGTGAAGTCAACGATGCCCGCGAGAACGTTACGACCCTGAAAGAAAAAGGCCTGCCGGTTCTAATAACTGAAATCAGCAGTACAATTTCGCCTGAAAACCGAGAGACCTTCATCTATGGTGCCCTCGCCGGATATTTGTCGGAAGCTGGCGACTGGGACACAAAACTTGGCTTACTGCTTGACTTGGCGGAGCAAGATCTTGGGCCAAATGTGATACGCTACGTGGATGAGGCGATTGCCGATATCCTTACTGGACCCGCAGCTGTAAACGACTTGATAGGACGGCAAGATCACGCGGCGGGGGCTTATACGACGCTAGCGCGCTTAAGTGCTGGTCGCTATCAGGTGCCAAAACATTTCCGGAATTGCTTGGGTCGCCTGAATGATCTTTTTAAAGCAAAGGACATGCCTTGTGCGAAAAGCGTTTTATTGGATCGGGTCTCAAGCGGACTTTCCGGCATTACCCCGCTCACGAAGCAAAGCGGCTCTGACGAAAATTCCGTTTTTATAAAACTCATCCGAGACATTATGGGAATGGCTGGGCTAGAAGGTGGCCCCCGCATGTGCGAGGCCGCGTGCCTCCGCGCCAAGATGGTTCTCGGCAAAGACGAAGGCGACTTGACTGCGGGACAATCGATCGAGCAATTGATGTTCCTGATGCCAAACAAAGCCATTCAATTGGGCTTTTTGCTGGATCTCAGCCAAACCAAGTTTTGCGATAACAATCGGCCTGAGGTTATGGGCAGCCTGATGCGACTGGTTCAGTCTCTGACATCTGTCGCCTCGCTGGCACCACAAGGCAGCACCCAGGATGTCCTGGTCAGAACTGTTGAGGCGTTAATGGAAAAGCTGGGCATGGGCGACTTGCCCGAAGAAATGCGGAATGCCTTAAATGCCTCTTTAGAAGGTTTACTGAAACAAGGTCAAACTGCTGGAATAGACGAGCCAAGTCGTGCAGTATTCACCGATATTAACGAAGAGCAGACGAGAAAAATATTGTCACCAAAAAGCAACAAGCGGTCAGCCAAAACCGGAGATGTCATCTTCAACGAAGGTGAAGAAGGTACTGAGGCCTATATTGTATCCTCGGGTGAGGTCGAAATTTATCGCCAGAGTGGCAACAAAGAAGCGATCCTGGCTGTCCTGGGTCAGGGGTCAATTATTGGTGAAATGTCATTAATCGATAACCAGCCCCGAATGGCATCCGCTAGGGCGCTGGAGAACACAGAACTTCTTATCATTTCACAAGAAAACCTATCCGTCCGCTTAAATCGCTTGGGGCAGAACGATAAGGTGCTCCGTCAGGTGATGGATGTCTTGGTGGAACGCGCACGCGGTCATGCTAGGTCGGCAGAATAG
- a CDS encoding ABC transporter ATP-binding protein/permease yields MSFPDDTGPRNDLQTIRSLIPYLWPIGEMGLRVRVILAIILMITAKGINVVVPVFFKHAVDALSVGTSAVLAVPVGLLVAYGMTRVLAHAFGELRDAVFAKVAQRAIRLAGLRTFRHLHRLSMQFHLDRQTGGISRAVERGTKGIEFLLTFMLFNILPTLIEILLVCGILWTLYNVWFALVTLGTITGYIVWTLSITEWRIKFRRRMNETDSEANTKAIDSLLNFETVKYFGNEEHEARRFDGALQAYEKAAIDSKTSLSLLNIGQGAIISIGLTVVMIMAGQGVAAGTMTIGDFVLVNAYLIQLYMPLNFLGFVYREIKRSLIDMETMFGLLGKTPGIQDSDHATNLSVSGGNIEFRNVSFRYDPRRPVINDISFKVPAGKTVAIVGPSGSGKSTISRILFRFYDVDEGDVLIDGQDVRTVTQDSLRAAIGIVPQDTVLFNDTVYYNIAYGNPGATPAEVEDAARHAAIHDFVMNQPDGYQTKVGERGLKLSGGEKQRVAIARTILKQPKIMLFDEATSALDTHTEKEIQESLRKVSEGRTTLMIAHRLSTVVDADEIIVLDAGKISERGSHTDLLIQDGPYAKMWARQQEAQEALEVLEEAGIMDGETEAAE; encoded by the coding sequence ATGAGCTTCCCAGACGATACCGGCCCCAGGAACGATCTTCAGACGATCCGCTCCCTGATCCCGTATCTCTGGCCGATTGGCGAAATGGGACTTCGAGTCCGGGTGATCTTGGCCATCATACTGATGATTACCGCCAAGGGGATCAATGTCGTCGTGCCGGTATTCTTCAAGCACGCAGTGGATGCGCTATCGGTAGGCACCTCTGCCGTCTTGGCGGTACCAGTCGGACTGCTGGTTGCGTATGGTATGACCCGAGTGCTAGCGCATGCGTTTGGCGAGCTACGCGATGCAGTATTCGCAAAGGTCGCTCAGCGGGCAATTCGTCTGGCTGGGCTCCGAACCTTCCGCCACCTGCATCGGCTTTCCATGCAGTTTCATTTAGACCGTCAAACTGGTGGCATCAGTCGAGCGGTCGAACGCGGCACCAAGGGTATCGAATTCCTACTGACCTTCATGCTGTTCAATATTCTGCCGACCTTGATCGAAATCCTTCTCGTCTGCGGAATCTTGTGGACACTTTACAATGTCTGGTTTGCCCTGGTTACGCTTGGAACAATTACCGGCTACATCGTTTGGACGCTTTCCATAACCGAATGGCGGATTAAGTTTCGCCGCCGCATGAACGAGACCGACAGCGAAGCCAACACCAAGGCCATCGACAGCTTGTTGAACTTTGAGACCGTCAAATACTTCGGCAACGAAGAACACGAAGCCCGCCGCTTTGACGGAGCACTCCAGGCCTATGAGAAAGCGGCCATCGACAGCAAGACATCCTTGTCGCTGCTGAACATCGGCCAAGGCGCGATTATTTCCATCGGGCTCACGGTGGTCATGATCATGGCCGGTCAAGGTGTCGCGGCTGGGACCATGACGATTGGTGATTTTGTGCTGGTGAACGCGTATCTCATTCAACTGTACATGCCGCTTAATTTTCTGGGGTTTGTTTACCGGGAAATCAAACGATCCCTCATTGATATGGAGACGATGTTCGGCCTTCTGGGAAAAACACCGGGAATTCAAGACAGCGATCATGCAACAAACCTCAGCGTCAGTGGCGGCAACATCGAATTTCGCAATGTCTCGTTCCGCTACGACCCCCGCCGCCCTGTCATCAACGATATTTCCTTTAAGGTCCCGGCGGGGAAAACCGTCGCCATCGTCGGACCGAGTGGGTCCGGAAAATCAACTATCTCTCGTATTCTGTTCCGCTTCTATGATGTGGACGAAGGCGACGTCTTGATCGATGGCCAGGACGTCCGAACTGTCACCCAAGACAGTTTGCGTGCCGCAATCGGCATCGTCCCGCAGGATACCGTCCTGTTCAATGACACGGTCTATTACAACATCGCTTATGGCAATCCAGGTGCAACGCCCGCCGAAGTCGAAGACGCCGCCCGCCATGCGGCCATCCACGATTTTGTCATGAACCAGCCAGACGGCTACCAAACCAAAGTCGGCGAACGCGGCCTGAAATTATCCGGTGGCGAAAAACAACGCGTCGCCATCGCCCGCACGATCCTGAAGCAACCCAAAATCATGTTGTTCGATGAAGCAACTTCCGCCCTCGACACCCACACCGAAAAAGAAATTCAAGAAAGCCTCCGCAAAGTCTCCGAAGGCCGCACCACGTTAATGATCGCCCACCGCCTATCCACCGTGGTGGACGCAGACGAGATCATCGTCCTGGATGCCGGAAAAATCTCCGAACGCGGCAGCCACACCGACCTCCTAATCCAAGATGGTCCCTACGCCAAAATGTGGGCGCGCCAACAGGAAGC